Proteins from one Oryza sativa Japonica Group chromosome 12, ASM3414082v1 genomic window:
- the LOC136354675 gene encoding NAD(P)H-quinone oxidoreductase chain 4, chloroplastic: MSSFPWLTILVVLPIFAGSLIFFLPHRGNKIVRWYTMSICLLEFLLMTYAFCYHFQLEDPLIQLKEDSKWIDVFNFHWRLGIDGLSLGSILLTGFMTTLATLAAWPVTRNSRLFYFLMLAMYSGQIGLFSSRDLLLFFIMWELELIPVYLLLSMWGGEEASLFSYKVYFVYCRWFHFFLNRSSRYGLIRFQRTKIRFGKIN, encoded by the coding sequence ATGAGTTCTTTTCCTTGGTTAACAATACTTGTTGTTTTGCCGATATTTGCGGGttcattaattttctttttacctCATAGGGGAAACAAAATCGTTAGGTGGTATACTATGTCTATTTGTTTATTAGAATTCCTTCTAATGACTTATGCATTCTGTTATCATTTCCAATTGGAGGATCCCTTAATCCAATTAAAAGAGGATTCTAAATGGATAGATGTCTTCAATTTCCACTGGAGATTGGGAATCGATGGACTTTCATTAGGATCTATTTTATTGACAGGATTTATGACTACTTTAGCTACTTTAGCAGCTTGGCCGGTTACCCGGAATTCCCGATTATTCTATTTCCTGATGCTAGCAATGTATAGCGGTCAAATAGGATTATTTTCTTCGCGAGaccttttacttttttttatcatgtggGAGTTAGAATTAATTCCTGTTTACTTACTTTTATCCATGTGGGGGGGGGAAGAGGCGTCTCTATTCAGCTACAAAGTTTATTTTGTATACTGCAGGTGGttccatttttttcttaatcggAGTTCTAGGTATGGGCTTATACGGTTCCAACGAACCAAGATTAGATTTGGAaagattaattaa